The proteins below come from a single Thermopolyspora flexuosa genomic window:
- a CDS encoding M28 family peptidase, which yields MPAHPGLARALALAASAAVALTASLAVRSASATPPDPVPTTSPSATPSATPSVTPSVTPSAAAAGRTPSPGPALPTATPAVPTPSGPAPTAPPGLRLTAEQRALVGAVDMSRVTEHLRALHRIATANGGNRAAGTPGYNASRDYVANRLRRAGYRVSLQPFTFGYYEERTTPVLEQISPERVTYTPAPRDGDADAGDFATMVYSGSGDVTAPVHPVDVTVPPAAEPSSTSGCETSDFTGFPRGAIALIQRGTCEFAVKAANAQAAGAAAVIIFNEGQSGRTGVLRGSLKAPGITIPVVGTSYDIGKDLATADRPVVRVATKTVSETRTTHNVIAESRHGDADKVVMLGAHLDSVPEGPGMNDNASGAAAVLAVAEALGGTKTANRLRFAWWGAEELGLIGSTHYVQTLSDEERERIRLYLNFDMIASPNGAIKIYDGRGSNAGAQPPGSAEIERLFRSHFDAKAQPYGTADLNDRSDYAPFRKAGIPVGGLFTGAGEKKTAEEAKLFGGTAGEPYDACYHRSCDGLTNINPRLLRITTEAIATAAVVYAFAPDPPKAVAA from the coding sequence ATGCCCGCCCATCCCGGTTTGGCCCGCGCGCTCGCCCTCGCCGCGAGCGCCGCGGTCGCCCTGACCGCATCTCTCGCCGTTCGGTCGGCGTCCGCCACACCACCGGATCCCGTCCCCACCACGAGCCCGTCCGCCACACCGTCCGCCACACCGTCGGTCACGCCGTCGGTCACGCCGTCGGCCGCGGCGGCGGGCCGTACCCCGAGCCCGGGCCCGGCCCTGCCCACCGCCACGCCGGCCGTCCCCACGCCGTCCGGCCCGGCCCCGACGGCGCCGCCCGGCCTGCGGCTCACCGCCGAGCAGCGCGCGCTCGTCGGCGCGGTCGACATGAGCCGCGTGACCGAGCACCTCAGGGCGCTGCACCGCATCGCCACGGCCAACGGCGGCAACCGCGCCGCGGGCACCCCCGGCTACAACGCCTCCCGCGACTACGTCGCCAACCGGCTCCGCCGGGCCGGATACCGGGTGTCCCTCCAGCCGTTCACCTTCGGCTACTACGAGGAGCGGACCACCCCCGTCCTGGAACAGATCAGCCCGGAGCGCGTCACCTACACCCCCGCGCCGCGCGACGGTGACGCCGACGCCGGCGACTTCGCGACGATGGTGTACTCGGGCTCCGGGGACGTCACCGCCCCGGTGCACCCGGTCGACGTCACCGTGCCGCCCGCGGCGGAGCCCTCCTCCACGTCCGGCTGCGAGACCTCCGACTTCACCGGATTCCCGCGCGGCGCGATCGCCCTCATCCAGCGCGGCACCTGCGAGTTCGCGGTCAAGGCGGCGAACGCGCAGGCCGCGGGCGCCGCCGCGGTCATCATCTTCAACGAGGGGCAGTCCGGCCGCACCGGGGTGCTGCGTGGCAGCCTCAAGGCCCCGGGCATCACCATCCCGGTCGTCGGCACCAGCTACGACATCGGCAAGGACCTCGCCACCGCCGACCGTCCCGTCGTGCGCGTGGCGACGAAGACGGTCTCCGAGACCCGTACCACCCACAACGTGATCGCCGAGTCCCGCCACGGGGACGCGGACAAGGTCGTCATGCTCGGCGCCCACCTCGACTCGGTCCCCGAGGGCCCGGGGATGAACGACAACGCCTCCGGCGCCGCCGCCGTGCTCGCCGTCGCCGAGGCCCTTGGCGGCACGAAGACCGCCAACCGCCTGCGCTTCGCCTGGTGGGGCGCCGAGGAGCTCGGCCTCATCGGCTCGACCCACTACGTCCAGACCCTGTCGGACGAGGAGCGCGAGCGCATCCGGCTCTACCTCAACTTCGACATGATCGCCTCGCCGAACGGGGCCATCAAGATCTATGACGGCCGCGGCTCGAACGCCGGGGCTCAGCCTCCGGGCTCCGCCGAGATCGAGCGCCTCTTCCGGTCCCACTTCGACGCGAAGGCCCAGCCGTACGGCACGGCCGACCTCAACGACCGCTCGGACTACGCGCCGTTCCGCAAGGCGGGCATCCCGGTCGGCGGCCTCTTCACCGGCGCCGGCGAGAAGAAGACCGCCGAGGAGGCCAAGCTGTTCGGCGGCACCGCGGGCGAGCCGTACGACGCCTGCTACCACCGCTCCTGCGACGGCCTCACCAACATCAACCCCCGCCTGCTGCGCATCACCACCGAGGCCATCGCCACCGCCGCCGTCGTCTACGCGTTCGCGCCCGACCCGCCGAAGGCCGTCGCCGCCTGA
- a CDS encoding cation-translocating P-type ATPase: MTDVAIERDPSVEDASVVVARMQTDPERGLTGEEAARRLAEYGPNEIASAKPVPRWLKFLEQFRDPLVYLLLAAIVISLLAWLVEGRAGLPFDAIVIAAIVLVNALLGYVQQARAENAVAALQRMTATTATVVRDGERRRVPTRELVPGDIMLLAEGDTVAADGRLLSAATLKVSEASLTGESEPELKDARTLPELVALGDRLNMVFNGTAVTQGSGRAVVTATGMATQMGRIAGLLHATPEDPTPLQREIARVGRMLGIAVIVIAAVVMATIFLFFGVETIRDVVTALLLGVSLAVAAVPEGLPTILSVVLALGVQRMARRNAIVKKLSSVETLGSASVVCSDKTGTLTKGEMTIGRVVTASGEVEVTGVGYRPEGEVLHDGEPLREGDPLWREVAYVLGGGSLASDAVLREENGEWTIQGDPTEAAFLVAEVKLGIRERRTGRFRRVAHIPFTSERKMMSSLEADAERSGRIAVVTKGAPDVLLKRCTRIRVGDEERELDDAWRERIIADVERLSGEAFRTLAVAYRRLDVHEPPSPIDESLEQDLVYVGMVGIIDPPRPEAAKAIAEARRAGVRVMMITGDHPRTAARIARDLGIVAHEPVAVSGLELDRLDDEAFRRTVRERSVYARVSPEHKLRIVDTLQEDRKVVAMTGDGVNDAPALKSADIGIAMGRTGTEVTKEAANMILADDNFATIIRAIREGRGIFDNIKKFLRYLLSSNMGEVLTVFLGVVLAGVIGLSHGDGAIVLPLLATQILWINLLTDSGPALAMGVDAETEDVMARPPRSLSDRVIDARMWAGVILIGLVMAVVTLLTIDLYLPGGLIEGDRPLDNARTAGFTVLVLAQLFNALNARSETVSAFHRLFANPWLWGAIALSLVLQIAVVHLPVLNAAFGTAPLTPDQWLVCAAMASAVLWAAELRKLVLRRTTAGRPPRSEAATGA, translated from the coding sequence ATGACGGACGTGGCGATCGAGCGTGATCCGTCGGTGGAGGACGCGTCCGTCGTCGTGGCGCGGATGCAGACCGATCCGGAGCGAGGGCTGACGGGCGAGGAGGCGGCCCGGCGGCTCGCCGAGTACGGGCCGAACGAGATCGCCTCCGCCAAGCCGGTGCCCAGATGGCTGAAGTTCCTCGAGCAGTTCCGCGACCCGCTCGTCTACCTGCTGCTCGCGGCCATCGTGATCTCGCTGCTGGCGTGGCTCGTCGAGGGCCGCGCCGGCCTGCCGTTCGACGCGATCGTCATCGCCGCGATCGTGCTGGTGAACGCCCTGCTCGGGTACGTGCAGCAGGCGCGGGCGGAGAACGCGGTGGCGGCGCTGCAGCGGATGACCGCGACCACCGCCACCGTGGTGCGGGACGGCGAGCGGCGGCGGGTGCCCACCCGGGAGCTGGTGCCGGGGGACATCATGCTGCTCGCCGAGGGGGACACGGTCGCGGCGGACGGGCGGCTGCTTTCGGCCGCCACGCTGAAGGTGTCCGAGGCGTCGCTCACCGGGGAGAGCGAGCCCGAGCTCAAGGACGCCCGCACGCTGCCCGAGCTGGTGGCGCTCGGCGACCGGCTGAACATGGTGTTCAACGGCACCGCCGTCACCCAGGGGTCCGGCCGGGCCGTGGTCACCGCGACCGGCATGGCCACCCAGATGGGGAGGATCGCCGGGCTGCTGCACGCCACCCCCGAGGACCCCACTCCGCTGCAGCGCGAGATCGCCCGCGTGGGCCGCATGCTCGGCATCGCGGTGATCGTGATCGCCGCCGTGGTGATGGCCACGATCTTCCTGTTCTTCGGCGTGGAGACGATCCGCGACGTGGTCACCGCCCTGCTGCTCGGCGTCTCCCTCGCCGTCGCCGCCGTGCCCGAGGGGCTGCCGACGATCCTGTCGGTGGTGCTCGCGCTCGGCGTCCAGCGCATGGCCAGGCGCAACGCGATCGTCAAGAAGCTGTCCTCGGTGGAGACGCTCGGCTCGGCCTCGGTGGTGTGCTCGGACAAGACCGGGACGCTGACCAAGGGCGAGATGACCATCGGCCGGGTGGTGACCGCCTCCGGCGAGGTGGAGGTCACCGGCGTCGGCTACCGCCCCGAGGGCGAGGTGCTGCACGACGGCGAGCCGCTGCGCGAGGGCGACCCGCTGTGGCGGGAGGTCGCGTACGTGCTCGGCGGCGGCAGCCTGGCGAGCGACGCGGTGCTGCGCGAGGAGAACGGCGAGTGGACGATCCAGGGCGACCCCACCGAGGCGGCGTTCCTCGTCGCCGAGGTGAAGCTCGGCATCCGCGAGCGCCGTACCGGCCGGTTCCGCCGGGTGGCGCACATCCCGTTCACCTCCGAGCGGAAGATGATGTCGAGCCTGGAGGCCGACGCCGAGCGGTCCGGCCGCATCGCGGTCGTCACCAAGGGCGCCCCGGACGTGCTGCTCAAGCGGTGCACCAGGATCCGGGTGGGCGACGAGGAGCGGGAGCTCGACGACGCCTGGCGGGAGCGCATCATCGCCGACGTGGAGCGGCTGTCCGGCGAGGCGTTCCGCACCCTCGCCGTGGCGTACCGGCGGCTCGACGTCCACGAGCCGCCGTCCCCGATCGACGAGTCGCTCGAGCAGGACCTGGTGTACGTCGGCATGGTCGGCATCATCGACCCGCCCCGGCCCGAGGCCGCCAAGGCCATCGCCGAGGCGCGGCGCGCGGGCGTGCGGGTCATGATGATCACCGGCGACCACCCGCGTACCGCGGCGCGCATCGCCCGCGACCTCGGCATCGTCGCGCACGAGCCGGTCGCGGTCTCCGGCCTCGAGCTCGACCGGCTCGACGACGAGGCGTTCCGCCGTACCGTGCGCGAGCGGTCGGTGTACGCGCGGGTCTCGCCCGAGCACAAGCTGCGCATCGTGGACACCCTGCAGGAGGACCGCAAGGTCGTGGCGATGACCGGCGACGGGGTGAACGACGCCCCGGCGCTGAAGTCGGCGGACATCGGCATCGCGATGGGCCGCACCGGCACCGAGGTCACCAAGGAGGCCGCGAACATGATCCTCGCGGACGACAACTTCGCCACGATCATCCGGGCGATCCGCGAGGGCCGCGGCATCTTCGACAACATCAAGAAGTTCCTGCGGTACCTGCTCTCGTCGAACATGGGCGAGGTGCTCACGGTCTTCCTCGGCGTCGTGCTCGCCGGCGTGATCGGCCTGTCGCACGGCGACGGCGCGATCGTGCTGCCGCTGCTCGCCACCCAGATCCTGTGGATCAACCTGCTCACCGACAGCGGCCCCGCCCTCGCCATGGGGGTGGACGCCGAGACCGAGGACGTGATGGCCCGCCCGCCGCGCTCGCTGAGCGACCGGGTGATCGACGCCCGCATGTGGGCCGGGGTGATCCTGATCGGCCTGGTCATGGCCGTGGTGACGCTGCTGACCATCGACCTGTACCTGCCGGGCGGGCTCATCGAGGGCGACCGCCCGCTCGACAACGCGCGCACCGCGGGCTTCACCGTGCTCGTCCTCGCCCAGCTGTTCAACGCGCTCAACGCCCGGTCGGAGACGGTCAGCGCGTTCCACCGCCTGTTCGCCAACCCCTGGCTGTGGGGCGCGATCGCGCTGTCCCTCGTCCTGCAGATCGCCGTGGTCCACCTGCCGGTGCTCAACGCCGCGTTCGGCACCGCCCCGCTCACCCCCGACCAGTGGCTCGTCTGCGCGGCGATGGCGAGCGCGGTGCTGTGGGCCGCCGAGCTGCGCAAGCTCGTGCTGCGCCGTACCACCGCGGGCAGGCCGCCCCGGTCCGAGGCGGCGACCGGGGCCTGA
- a CDS encoding ATP-binding protein produces the protein MGSISDNSPQGGDAGAGPRWAAASLSAEAAPGAFAATCGRVRLLARSLDPSRAARQARTVLEGMLRGAGIDEAAVFDAKLAVAELAGNAERHAGPPYELRVFIVEGVPVWCEVIDGDPDLTAVTAALCRPRAGEDEELLEGGRGLPLVRRLAEGHCRAYPATPSCAGTPGKAVGFALPTPSGVRHAGPPYPVPQARLP, from the coding sequence ATGGGTTCGATCAGTGACAACTCCCCGCAGGGCGGGGACGCGGGTGCCGGTCCCCGCTGGGCCGCCGCTTCCCTTTCCGCCGAGGCCGCACCGGGCGCCTTTGCGGCCACCTGCGGCCGGGTGCGGCTGCTCGCCAGGTCGCTCGATCCGAGCCGTGCCGCCCGGCAGGCCAGGACCGTGCTGGAGGGTATGTTGCGCGGGGCCGGGATCGACGAGGCGGCCGTGTTCGACGCCAAGCTGGCGGTCGCCGAGCTGGCGGGGAACGCCGAGCGGCACGCCGGCCCGCCGTACGAGCTGCGGGTCTTCATCGTCGAAGGCGTCCCGGTGTGGTGCGAGGTCATCGACGGGGATCCGGATCTGACCGCGGTCACGGCCGCACTGTGTCGCCCCCGCGCCGGGGAGGACGAGGAGCTGCTGGAAGGGGGCCGAGGGCTTCCGCTGGTACGGCGGCTCGCCGAGGGGCACTGCCGTGCCTACCCGGCGACGCCCTCGTGCGCGGGCACGCCCGGCAAGGCCGTGGGGTTCGCGTTGCCCACGCCGTCGGGGGTACGGCACGCCGGCCCGCCGTACCCGGTCCCGCAGGCCCGGCTGCCCTGA
- a CDS encoding helix-turn-helix transcriptional regulator, with translation MAAATGGRGRPELVRARKRLGMTQVEAAEALLVTPTTVSRWERGTQEIRPVYRARMAAVFGVSAEQIERWLESTEPVDTELWPWPDFTDMSLASTVKSAERLWRSELDLQRRHMLAALPFVPDVLNGWISAWSYGSSMDSTANQGTGRAVGLSDVQRIEEMRQRFTQIDYVYGGGLVRPAVVDYLNTTVAPLLRGTYDDKVGAALLTAAAEMTLFAGWTAFDIERHGQAQHYYGQALKLAKAADNPLAGARVLSTMAHQAIHLNKPEQAILLARAAVEAGRRGQASPQAMALLLVREARATALKTNPAKSGDRHAAKQIARLLVEAERAHAQGARDGDPQWVHAFDEPELAAQAGIILHLVGDDDRAAERLEHSVQAFATYRPRSSHLNRVNAAEAYLSRGELEQALDHARAATSGATTLTSPRLVEHIKRFDKRLKPYETSIRVREFRAYLDHVVAV, from the coding sequence ATGGCTGCGGCCACAGGCGGGCGAGGCCGACCCGAGCTGGTGCGGGCGCGTAAGCGGCTGGGCATGACCCAGGTGGAGGCCGCCGAGGCGTTGCTGGTGACGCCGACGACGGTGAGCCGGTGGGAGCGGGGCACCCAGGAGATCCGCCCGGTCTACCGGGCCCGGATGGCGGCGGTGTTCGGGGTCAGCGCCGAGCAGATCGAGCGCTGGTTAGAGAGCACCGAACCGGTGGACACCGAGCTCTGGCCGTGGCCGGACTTTACGGACATGTCGCTCGCTTCCACAGTCAAATCGGCCGAGAGGTTGTGGAGGAGCGAATTGGACCTACAACGACGTCACATGCTGGCCGCGCTGCCCTTCGTACCCGACGTGCTGAACGGCTGGATTTCGGCTTGGAGCTACGGCTCCTCCATGGACTCCACGGCCAACCAAGGAACCGGGCGCGCCGTCGGCCTCTCCGACGTCCAGCGCATCGAGGAGATGCGGCAGCGGTTCACCCAGATCGACTACGTGTACGGTGGCGGCCTCGTGCGCCCGGCGGTGGTCGACTACCTCAACACCACGGTGGCCCCGCTCCTTCGCGGTACCTACGACGACAAGGTAGGGGCGGCGTTGTTGACGGCAGCGGCTGAGATGACGTTGTTCGCCGGGTGGACGGCCTTCGACATCGAGCGCCACGGCCAGGCTCAGCACTACTACGGCCAGGCTCTGAAGCTGGCCAAGGCCGCAGACAATCCCCTCGCAGGGGCGCGTGTGCTGTCGACCATGGCCCACCAGGCCATCCATCTGAACAAGCCCGAGCAGGCGATCCTGCTGGCCAGGGCGGCGGTCGAGGCAGGGCGCCGTGGCCAGGCGAGTCCTCAGGCCATGGCCCTTCTACTTGTCCGCGAGGCACGGGCCACGGCGTTGAAGACGAACCCTGCCAAGAGCGGTGACAGGCATGCTGCAAAGCAGATCGCCCGGCTGCTCGTGGAGGCCGAGCGCGCTCACGCCCAAGGCGCGCGGGACGGTGATCCGCAGTGGGTGCACGCGTTCGATGAACCGGAGCTGGCGGCCCAGGCCGGCATCATCCTGCACTTGGTCGGCGACGACGATCGCGCGGCTGAGCGGCTGGAACACAGCGTGCAGGCATTCGCGACATACCGTCCGCGCTCCTCGCACCTCAACCGCGTGAACGCCGCCGAAGCCTACTTGAGCAGGGGTGAGCTGGAACAAGCCCTCGACCACGCCCGGGCCGCGACATCCGGCGCCACGACGCTCACCTCGCCGCGCCTCGTCGAGCACATCAAACGCTTCGACAAGCGGCTCAAGCCGTACGAAACGAGCATCCGGGTTCGCGAGTTCCGCGCCTACCTCGATCACGTAGTCGCCGTCTGA
- a CDS encoding helix-turn-helix domain-containing protein, whose translation MSGDVIVQRVRQLIARSGRSQGEFAALVGLDPAKMSKSLSGVRRFTSLDLARIAEVGGVTVDWLLGRDDAPALAARHSSVLADPVLAEPAEKAIEEADRLMQFRLDLAFLGYEQHAVLPPSPPTHDLWIEQGRQLAAWALDRARKAGADPSHTRDLADLIEDVFGIDVAISELPNGFDGLAYSRKQSWLILVGTSAVPSRQRFTLAHELGHVLAGDDQGLLMDADIYDARHRKHSSEIRANAFATAFLLPQELLEAEASGLEWTEEAFAGLVVRWWVSPSALAWRLHNLGLLSMELCARFRRMTTEQAALLVGELGAFTEWIDAASRPRLPQLLLRDAFKAYLDGNATLRPFANLIGVDSDVIRRALEQAGEEPPLTS comes from the coding sequence ATGTCCGGGGATGTCATCGTGCAGCGTGTCCGCCAGCTGATCGCGAGAAGCGGCCGGAGTCAGGGTGAGTTCGCGGCCCTGGTCGGCCTCGATCCCGCCAAGATGTCCAAATCACTGTCGGGCGTCCGGCGGTTCACGTCACTTGACCTGGCGCGCATCGCCGAGGTCGGCGGCGTGACCGTCGACTGGCTGCTCGGGCGCGACGACGCCCCAGCGCTGGCGGCACGGCACTCATCCGTACTGGCCGATCCCGTGTTGGCCGAGCCTGCCGAGAAAGCGATCGAGGAAGCCGATCGGCTCATGCAGTTCCGTCTCGACCTCGCCTTTCTGGGCTACGAGCAGCACGCCGTACTTCCCCCCTCCCCACCTACTCACGATCTGTGGATCGAGCAGGGCCGACAGCTCGCCGCCTGGGCGCTTGACCGGGCGCGAAAGGCCGGAGCCGACCCTAGCCATACGCGGGACCTCGCCGATCTGATCGAGGACGTCTTCGGGATCGACGTGGCGATAAGCGAACTGCCCAACGGTTTCGATGGTCTCGCCTACAGCAGGAAGCAGTCGTGGCTGATTCTCGTCGGCACTTCAGCCGTTCCCAGCCGCCAGCGGTTCACCCTCGCCCACGAGCTGGGACACGTCTTGGCCGGAGACGACCAGGGTCTGCTCATGGACGCCGACATCTACGACGCGCGTCACCGCAAGCATTCCTCCGAGATCCGTGCCAACGCCTTCGCCACCGCTTTTCTCCTGCCCCAGGAGCTGCTGGAGGCCGAGGCGAGCGGCCTGGAGTGGACGGAGGAGGCCTTCGCCGGACTCGTCGTCCGCTGGTGGGTTTCCCCGAGCGCGCTGGCATGGCGTCTGCACAACCTTGGCCTGCTCTCCATGGAACTCTGCGCACGGTTCCGCAGGATGACCACCGAGCAGGCGGCGCTGCTCGTCGGTGAGCTGGGTGCGTTCACGGAGTGGATCGACGCCGCCTCCCGCCCTCGTCTCCCGCAGCTCCTGCTCCGTGATGCCTTCAAGGCATACCTTGACGGCAATGCGACGCTTCGCCCCTTCGCGAACCTCATCGGGGTGGACAGCGACGTCATCCGGCGGGCTCTAGAACAAGCCGGAGAGGAGCCACCCCTGACCTCATGA
- a CDS encoding NAD-dependent protein deacetylase, protein MSDRGEPGGGLGVLPQVAGAVEWLADLVADGDVVVLSGAGISTESGIPDYRGETGRLRRARPMTYQTFVGSMEARRRYWARSHLGWRHIVEARPNDGHRAVAELQRLGLVSGIITQNVDGLHQAAGARDVIELHGSLSRVLCLGCGRRSSRERLDRRLRAANPGWEARPGMINPDGDAVLDDADIAAFNLVDCEDCGGVLKPDVIFFGENVPRPRVERCYALTERAGLLLVLGSSLAVMSGYRFVRHAAERDIPIAIINRGPTRGDAHALLTIDAPLGATLTSLLAVLR, encoded by the coding sequence ATGAGTGACCGTGGCGAACCGGGCGGTGGGCTGGGCGTCCTGCCGCAGGTGGCGGGGGCCGTCGAGTGGTTGGCCGATCTCGTCGCCGACGGGGATGTGGTGGTGCTCAGTGGGGCCGGGATCTCCACCGAGTCGGGGATTCCGGACTACCGGGGCGAGACCGGGCGGTTGCGGCGGGCCAGGCCGATGACGTACCAGACGTTCGTCGGGAGCATGGAGGCCCGAAGGCGGTACTGGGCGCGGAGCCACCTGGGGTGGCGGCACATCGTCGAGGCGAGGCCGAACGACGGGCATCGGGCGGTGGCCGAGCTGCAGCGGCTCGGGCTGGTCAGCGGGATCATCACGCAGAACGTGGACGGGCTGCACCAGGCGGCCGGGGCGCGGGACGTGATCGAGCTGCACGGCAGCCTGAGCCGGGTGCTGTGCCTGGGCTGCGGGCGGCGCAGCTCGCGGGAGCGGCTCGACCGGCGGCTGCGCGCCGCGAACCCCGGGTGGGAGGCGCGGCCGGGGATGATCAACCCGGACGGCGACGCCGTGCTCGACGACGCGGACATCGCCGCGTTCAACCTTGTGGACTGCGAGGACTGCGGCGGCGTGCTCAAGCCCGACGTGATCTTCTTCGGGGAGAACGTGCCGCGGCCCCGGGTCGAGCGGTGTTACGCGCTCACCGAGCGGGCCGGGCTGCTGCTCGTGCTCGGCTCCTCCCTGGCCGTGATGTCCGGCTACCGGTTCGTACGGCACGCCGCCGAGCGCGACATCCCGATCGCGATCATCAACCGGGGGCCGACCCGGGGCGACGCGCACGCCCTGCTCACCATCGACGCCCCGCTCGGCGCCACGCTCACCTCGCTGCTCGCCGTACTGCGCTGA
- the polX gene encoding DNA polymerase/3'-5' exonuclease PolX, with protein MDRRNDEVAALLQEYADLLAITGDDAFKVRVYEKAARSVAGYAGNIAELDADGLRRIPNVGSSIAGKIEEYLRTGVIHALEELRAKVPAGVRRLTTIPALGPKKAMVLYKELGVDSVEALEKAIREGRLNGLRGFGPKTEENLLHGIEVMHKTGRRVHIDVAARVAEQIVAELSAVPGCDRCAYVGSLRRMRDTIGDVDVLATADDSAALMAAFTTSPLAAEVIASGGTKSSIRTRDGLQVDLRVVPDDAWGAALQYFTGSKAHNIHTRQIALHQGLKLSEYGLFDTETGEKIVSADEEEVYARLGLPWIPPPLREDTGEIEAAQRGELPDLVTLADIKGDLHTHTDLTDGVASLEEMVAAAAGRGYAYYAVTDHAPNLYMQRMTDEKALAQREHLRKLAEAYPDMRLLHGTELNIDPEGNVDWPGEFLATFDLCIASVHSHFTLPRAEMTRRLVRACENPYVTILGHPTARLIGSREPIDADWDEVFRACARTRTVLEIDAFPDRLDLPADLIRRALAHDVLFAVDSDAHAVPHLDVMRYGVGTAQRGWLTADRVINTWPVDRLLEFLRSR; from the coding sequence ATGGATCGCCGAAACGACGAGGTCGCCGCGCTGTTGCAGGAGTACGCCGACCTGCTCGCGATCACGGGTGACGACGCGTTCAAGGTACGGGTGTACGAGAAGGCGGCGCGGTCGGTCGCCGGGTACGCCGGGAACATCGCCGAGCTCGACGCCGACGGGCTGCGCCGGATTCCGAACGTGGGCTCGTCGATCGCCGGGAAGATCGAGGAGTACCTGCGGACCGGCGTCATCCACGCGCTCGAGGAGCTGCGGGCCAAGGTGCCCGCCGGGGTGCGCCGGCTGACCACGATCCCCGCGCTCGGCCCGAAGAAGGCGATGGTGCTGTACAAAGAGCTCGGCGTCGACTCGGTCGAGGCGCTGGAGAAGGCGATCCGCGAGGGCAGGCTGAACGGCCTGCGCGGCTTCGGGCCGAAGACCGAGGAGAACCTGCTGCACGGCATCGAGGTCATGCACAAGACGGGCCGGCGGGTGCACATCGACGTGGCGGCCCGGGTCGCCGAGCAGATCGTGGCCGAGCTGTCCGCCGTGCCCGGCTGCGACCGGTGCGCGTACGTCGGGTCGCTGCGCCGCATGCGGGACACGATCGGCGACGTCGACGTGCTCGCCACCGCCGACGACTCGGCCGCGCTGATGGCCGCGTTCACCACCTCGCCGCTCGCCGCCGAGGTGATCGCGAGCGGCGGCACCAAGAGCTCGATCCGTACCCGCGACGGCCTCCAGGTCGACCTGCGGGTGGTGCCCGACGACGCGTGGGGCGCGGCGCTGCAGTACTTCACCGGCTCCAAGGCCCACAACATCCACACCCGGCAGATCGCGCTGCACCAGGGGCTGAAGCTGTCCGAGTACGGCCTGTTCGACACCGAGACCGGCGAGAAGATCGTGTCCGCGGACGAGGAGGAGGTGTACGCGCGGCTCGGCCTGCCCTGGATCCCGCCGCCGCTGCGCGAGGACACCGGCGAGATCGAGGCCGCGCAGCGCGGCGAGCTGCCCGACCTCGTCACCCTCGCGGACATCAAGGGCGACCTGCACACCCACACCGACCTCACCGACGGGGTGGCGTCGCTGGAGGAGATGGTCGCGGCGGCGGCCGGGCGCGGCTACGCCTACTACGCGGTCACCGACCACGCCCCGAACCTCTATATGCAGCGCATGACCGACGAGAAGGCCCTCGCCCAGCGCGAGCACCTGCGCAAGCTCGCCGAGGCGTACCCGGACATGCGCCTGCTGCACGGCACCGAGCTCAACATCGACCCGGAGGGCAACGTCGACTGGCCCGGCGAGTTCCTGGCCACGTTCGACCTGTGCATCGCCTCCGTGCACTCGCACTTCACCCTGCCGCGGGCGGAGATGACCCGCCGCCTGGTCCGCGCCTGCGAGAACCCGTACGTCACGATCCTCGGCCACCCCACCGCCCGGCTCATCGGCAGCCGGGAGCCGATCGACGCCGACTGGGACGAGGTGTTCCGCGCCTGCGCCCGAACCCGCACCGTGCTGGAGATCGACGCCTTCCCCGACCGCCTCGACCTGCCCGCCGACCTGATCCGCCGCGCCCTCGCCCACGACGTGCTGTTCGCCGTCGACAGCGACGCGCACGCGGTCCCGCACCTGGACGTCATGCGTTACGGCGTCGGTACGGCCCAGCGCGGCTGGCTCACCGCCGACCGGGTCATCAACACCTGGCCGGTCGACCGGCTGCTGGAGTTCCTGCGGTCCCGGTGA
- a CDS encoding RNA-binding S4 domain-containing protein: protein MPFVKETYRLRTDFIPLCDLLKVCGVTDTGGEAGLLIASGEVYVDGEVEQRKRRKVRAGQLVTGENFEIRVIAPDA from the coding sequence ATGCCTTTCGTGAAGGAGACCTACCGGCTGCGCACCGACTTCATCCCGCTGTGCGACCTGCTCAAGGTGTGCGGGGTGACCGACACCGGCGGCGAGGCCGGCCTGCTCATCGCCTCCGGCGAGGTGTACGTCGACGGCGAGGTGGAACAGCGCAAGCGCCGCAAGGTCCGCGCGGGCCAGCTGGTGACCGGCGAGAACTTCGAGATCCGCGTGATCGCCCCTGACGCGTAG